The Brasilonema sennae CENA114 genome includes a region encoding these proteins:
- a CDS encoding Precorrin-3B methylase, with translation MAKQEVPLAGEELIKEVCRRIRVARSYWDAHNNAACRGERDQALALYNTLSKEQKEQIPQVLRVWLRYRSEKYFGAHRTPPKSARKSKTQIR, from the coding sequence ATGGCAAAGCAGGAAGTTCCACTTGCTGGGGAAGAACTCATTAAAGAAGTCTGTCGGCGGATTCGGGTTGCTCGCAGTTATTGGGATGCCCACAACAATGCTGCTTGTCGGGGGGAACGCGATCAGGCGTTAGCTCTTTACAATACCTTAAGCAAGGAACAAAAAGAACAGATTCCGCAAGTGTTGCGCGTGTGGTTACGTTATCGCAGTGAGAAATACTTTGGGGCACACCGAACACCGCCCAAGTCGGCACGAAAATCCAAAACCCAGATCCGTTAA
- a CDS encoding DUF1778 domain-containing protein, whose translation MGVHWEYEERHRRKTMFEAEAATPKESRLSIRATEPQKAILAEAARVRHTNVSQFVLQASLDAANAILVHQTEFRLPPEQWEAFCERLDAPPKVVPALQRLFSEPEPF comes from the coding sequence TTGGGTGTACATTGGGAATACGAAGAACGCCATAGGAGAAAAACTATGTTTGAGGCAGAAGCCGCAACGCCCAAAGAATCGCGGCTTTCCATTCGGGCAACGGAGCCACAAAAGGCGATACTGGCAGAAGCTGCCCGCGTGCGGCACACGAATGTCAGCCAGTTTGTGCTGCAAGCATCACTTGATGCCGCGAATGCGATTCTTGTGCATCAAACAGAGTTTCGCTTGCCGCCTGAGCAGTGGGAAGCGTTCTGCGAACGTCTTGACGCACCGCCGAAAGTCGTTCCCGCCTTGCAGCGACTCTTTAGCGAACCGGAACCGTTTTAA
- a CDS encoding GNAT family N-acetyltransferase, translating to MHSEPLNEPVLLAKHHLIADFDCGKSPLNDFLIKYALQNQASGGARTYILTRADRVIGYYSLAPASISPESAPARVMKGQGRYPVPVILMARFAIDKGEQGKGLGKALFRNALRRSLAGAETIGGRAFLVHAKDEEARAFYLKFGMEESPTNPLHLLLLFKDIRRSLEAAG from the coding sequence ATGCACAGTGAGCCTTTAAACGAGCCTGTTCTGCTTGCCAAACATCACCTGATCGCGGATTTCGATTGCGGCAAGTCGCCACTTAATGATTTCCTGATCAAATACGCTTTGCAAAATCAGGCAAGCGGCGGAGCCAGAACCTACATCCTGACTCGTGCTGATCGCGTCATTGGCTATTACAGCCTTGCCCCTGCGTCCATATCACCGGAGTCGGCTCCCGCTCGTGTCATGAAAGGGCAAGGGCGTTATCCTGTGCCGGTGATCCTGATGGCGCGGTTTGCCATAGACAAAGGCGAACAGGGAAAAGGCTTAGGCAAAGCCCTGTTCCGCAATGCGCTACGTCGCTCCCTGGCGGGGGCAGAAACTATTGGCGGTCGCGCTTTTCTTGTCCACGCCAAAGACGAGGAAGCCCGCGCCTTTTACCTCAAGTTTGGCATGGAAGAATCCCCAACCAATCCCCTGCACCTGCTTTTACTCTTCAAGGACATTCGGCGATCGCTCGAAGCCGCAGGTTAA